The following proteins are co-located in the Terriglobia bacterium genome:
- a CDS encoding ankyrin repeat domain-containing protein produces the protein MCSVSFVVGRAATAAKPSLLDAAESGDRPAALKLLAAKADPNTVGPDGTTAIMYAAANNDLDLVRALIKAGANVKLMNQFGTSAITEASIIGATPVIDALLKAGADPNTKNPDGETPLMEAARAGKVDAAKRLLDAGADVNAKETWGGQSAIMWAAAQSQAEMIKLLASHGADVNARGVVHQWERKVITEPRPKDMNKGGFTPLLYAAREGCVECARALIAAKADPDLDDPDRVTPMNMALLNLHFEFAAYMIKGGADLDKWDLFGRSPVYMAADVSTLPMKGNGAMAVIPSEDKLTAVDVGRMLLEAGANPNIQLKRRPPYRDVPQDRGGDSILAQGATPLLRAARAGDAKFVELLLQHGALVDLPSKEGVTPLMAAAGVEFGTRVTRGRNRTNEGVLATMKLLVDAGANVNAHMLTEPRRVATDSAAQRASAGAGRGGRSSQVPSAFAVPGETALHGAAEHGFTPFVKFLAEHGADLQAKDADGRMALDLAKGVRGGARGGPAPEPFPETVALLQSLMGAKGAPASK, from the coding sequence TTGTGTTCCGTCTCCTTTGTCGTGGGAAGGGCCGCGACCGCGGCGAAGCCTTCGCTTCTGGACGCTGCCGAGTCCGGCGATCGGCCGGCGGCCTTGAAGTTGCTAGCCGCGAAGGCCGATCCGAACACGGTTGGCCCCGACGGCACAACGGCGATCATGTACGCGGCCGCGAATAACGACCTCGACCTCGTGCGCGCGCTGATCAAGGCCGGCGCCAACGTCAAATTGATGAATCAGTTCGGCACCTCGGCGATCACCGAAGCTTCAATTATCGGTGCGACGCCGGTCATCGATGCGTTGTTGAAGGCCGGAGCCGATCCGAATACAAAGAACCCGGACGGCGAAACACCGTTGATGGAAGCCGCCCGCGCCGGAAAGGTCGACGCGGCTAAGCGGCTGCTGGATGCGGGAGCGGACGTTAATGCCAAAGAGACGTGGGGCGGACAGTCCGCGATCATGTGGGCCGCGGCGCAGAGCCAGGCGGAGATGATCAAGCTGCTGGCGTCACATGGTGCGGACGTGAATGCGCGCGGAGTGGTTCACCAATGGGAACGCAAGGTCATCACCGAGCCGCGCCCCAAGGACATGAACAAGGGTGGTTTTACACCTTTGTTGTACGCAGCGCGCGAAGGTTGCGTCGAATGTGCGCGAGCCTTGATCGCGGCGAAGGCCGATCCGGATCTCGACGATCCCGATCGCGTGACGCCGATGAACATGGCTCTCTTGAATCTTCATTTCGAGTTTGCGGCGTATATGATCAAGGGCGGCGCCGACCTCGATAAGTGGGATCTCTTCGGCCGTTCGCCGGTCTATATGGCCGCCGATGTCAGCACGCTTCCGATGAAGGGCAACGGCGCGATGGCCGTGATTCCGAGCGAAGACAAGCTCACCGCCGTCGATGTCGGCCGGATGTTGCTTGAAGCCGGCGCGAATCCGAATATTCAGCTCAAGCGCCGGCCGCCGTACCGCGATGTACCTCAGGATCGCGGCGGCGACTCGATTCTGGCTCAGGGCGCGACCCCGTTGTTGCGCGCGGCACGGGCCGGAGATGCCAAGTTTGTCGAACTTCTACTCCAGCACGGCGCGCTGGTCGATCTGCCGAGTAAAGAAGGCGTCACGCCGCTGATGGCTGCGGCCGGTGTTGAATTTGGAACGCGCGTCACGCGCGGCCGGAACCGGACGAACGAAGGCGTGCTTGCGACGATGAAACTTCTCGTCGACGCCGGCGCCAACGTCAATGCCCACATGCTCACTGAACCGCGTCGTGTGGCGACGGACAGCGCGGCTCAGCGCGCGTCAGCCGGTGCGGGCCGCGGCGGCCGTTCCAGCCAGGTGCCGAGTGCGTTTGCGGTGCCGGGCGAAACCGCTTTGCACGGCGCGGCCGAGCACGGCTTCACGCCGTTCGTGAAGTTTCTCGCCGAGCACGGCGCCGATCTCCAGGCGAAGGATGCCGACGGCAGAATGGCGCTCGATCTCGCGAAGGGTGTCCGCGGAGGCGCCCGCGGCGGCCCGGCTCCGGAACCGTTCCCGGAGACGGTCGCCTTGCTTCAATCCCTGATGGGCGCAAAAGGCGCTCCGGCATCGAAGTAG
- a CDS encoding DUF1552 domain-containing protein: protein MFIDKKHISRRTVLKGIGATIGLPLLDAMSPAATAWAATAAGSTPKRFAFIGFPHGAIMDHWSPKETGTAYEMSPILEPLAPYRQHLTIVSGLRNKQGETPEPHAYIEQTWLSCVKPWDMGVAGKDAGVTADQMLVRYVGQDTRLPSLELTTAQGGARLSWRTPTQSLPQEGNPRAVFQKLFGQGDTDKERAEILHETDSILDRVQAQAKRLQAGLGARDRVVVGDYLDSVREIERRVQMAEKQDTAALNIPDAPVGTPNDITEHFKLMFDLMSLAFQADITRIITMSMDREASMRTYTNLGIAEGFHPLSHHGNNPQKMDKLVQIQKYHTEVFAGFIKHIAAAQEGDGTILDHSTILFGSNMSNSDRHNNDPLPSALLGHAHGKIKGGQHLKYPQDSRHANLLLTIFDRNDIPVKSIGDSDKVLSEV from the coding sequence ATGTTTATCGACAAGAAGCATATTTCGAGACGCACGGTATTGAAGGGCATCGGAGCCACGATCGGGCTGCCGCTCCTGGATGCGATGAGTCCTGCCGCCACTGCGTGGGCAGCCACGGCCGCCGGTTCAACGCCGAAACGGTTCGCGTTTATCGGATTTCCCCACGGCGCAATCATGGATCACTGGTCGCCGAAGGAGACCGGCACGGCCTACGAGATGTCGCCGATTCTCGAGCCGTTGGCGCCGTATCGACAGCACCTGACCATCGTGTCGGGTTTGCGCAACAAACAGGGAGAAACGCCGGAGCCCCACGCCTACATCGAGCAGACGTGGTTAAGCTGTGTGAAGCCTTGGGATATGGGCGTTGCCGGTAAGGATGCCGGCGTTACCGCCGATCAGATGCTGGTGCGCTACGTCGGTCAGGATACGCGGCTGCCGTCGCTGGAACTCACGACCGCTCAAGGAGGCGCCCGATTGTCCTGGCGGACGCCGACGCAGTCGCTGCCGCAGGAAGGCAATCCCCGCGCGGTGTTCCAGAAACTATTCGGCCAGGGCGACACCGATAAAGAACGCGCGGAAATTCTGCACGAAACCGACAGCATTCTGGACCGTGTGCAGGCGCAAGCCAAACGATTGCAGGCCGGCCTCGGCGCGCGTGACCGCGTTGTGGTGGGCGACTACCTTGATTCGGTTCGCGAGATCGAGCGCCGCGTCCAGATGGCGGAGAAACAGGACACCGCGGCACTGAACATTCCCGATGCACCGGTCGGCACGCCCAACGACATCACCGAACATTTCAAGCTGATGTTCGATCTGATGTCGCTCGCGTTCCAGGCCGACATTACCCGCATCATCACGATGTCGATGGATCGCGAAGCCAGCATGCGCACCTACACGAACCTCGGCATCGCCGAGGGTTTCCATCCTCTGTCGCATCACGGAAACAATCCGCAAAAAATGGATAAGCTGGTCCAGATCCAGAAGTACCACACCGAAGTGTTTGCCGGATTTATCAAGCACATCGCGGCGGCACAGGAAGGCGACGGCACTATTCTCGATCACTCGACGATCCTGTTCGGCAGCAATATGAGCAACAGCGACCGCCACAACAACGATCCGCTGCCCTCGGCTCTGCTCGGCCATGCGCACGGCAAGATCAAAGGCGGCCAGCATCTGAAGTATCCGCAGGATTCGCGGCACGCCAACCTGTTGCTGACGATCTTCGACCGCAACGATATCCCGGTGAAGTCGATCGGCGACAGCGATAAGGTTCTTTCGGAGGTCTAA
- a CDS encoding DUF1592 domain-containing protein: MTKNRIAPTVAIALAGILIASAAGVFTASPAQSAAQAAAGDAQLATIQTYCAGCHNDRAKTGGVSFEGITAASVTQHPELFEKAVRKLRGRVMPPPGSKQPDAAAVDSLVGWLETSLDHAEGQMHIPDQIVLHRLNRKEYANAVRDLLAVDVDGNALLPQDDTAEGFDNIATALQVSPSFIEQYVSAARSVAVEAMGRPDARPSGWTFRATSGTQYTHVAGLPLGTRGGILANVDLPSDGEYVINIADMATHIWGNGMEYENPLVVTLDNKQVYQTVIGGEEDMKAYDQVQSGALDRVNARLKNIRFTAPAGPHKIGVAFKRKTFAESDDRLQMFVPGGGQDRMYRVNSFQLLGPYNAKGVGATPSRDRIFICHPANDAKPDVQAACARQIIASLAKRAYRRPVTDEDVTEILQYYQDGVKGGNFENGIRTAITGVLASPFFLYRAERIPAAVRAGETYKVDDLELASKLSFFLWNTIPDDELLDLAVKNKLSDPATLDKQVKRMLADPRSETLASNFVQQWLEMKRLDEIVPDQNVFPYASGRADPRQDFKTELTLFSDSIFREDRSVVDLLKASHTFVNEHLALHYGITDIKGDRFQRVELKDSVRWGLLGKGAVLMAAAYPNRTSPVLRGKFILQYIEGVPPANPPPNVPTLDEKDIGTTKALTVREMMAKHRSSAACSSCHAIMDPLGFALENFDATGMWRDRDRYAGTVIDSAGQLPDGTPLKGPDDLRNALLKRPDQFVQTFTERLLMYASGRTVQYYDMPTVRRIVRDASKDNYKFSTIVQAIVRSDQFRMRRVPQTSAVASKVASK, from the coding sequence ATGACAAAGAATCGAATCGCACCGACGGTTGCCATTGCGCTGGCCGGAATTCTCATCGCGTCCGCGGCCGGCGTGTTCACTGCCTCGCCCGCGCAATCCGCGGCTCAAGCTGCGGCCGGCGACGCGCAACTCGCGACCATCCAAACGTACTGCGCCGGTTGCCATAACGACCGCGCGAAGACGGGCGGCGTCAGCTTCGAAGGGATTACGGCGGCGAGTGTTACTCAGCATCCGGAACTGTTCGAGAAAGCTGTACGCAAGCTGCGTGGCCGCGTCATGCCTCCGCCGGGCTCGAAGCAGCCGGACGCCGCGGCCGTCGATTCGCTGGTGGGATGGCTCGAGACTTCTCTCGACCATGCCGAAGGTCAGATGCATATTCCCGATCAGATCGTGCTGCACCGCCTCAACCGCAAGGAATACGCCAATGCCGTACGGGATCTGCTGGCTGTCGATGTCGACGGTAACGCACTCCTGCCGCAGGATGACACCGCCGAAGGCTTCGACAACATTGCGACCGCATTGCAGGTCTCTCCATCGTTCATCGAACAGTACGTCAGCGCAGCGCGCTCCGTAGCGGTGGAAGCGATGGGGCGGCCGGACGCAAGGCCTTCGGGCTGGACGTTCCGCGCAACCTCCGGCACGCAATACACGCACGTGGCGGGGCTGCCGCTCGGTACGCGCGGCGGCATTCTGGCAAATGTGGATCTGCCCTCCGACGGCGAATACGTGATCAACATTGCGGACATGGCTACCCATATCTGGGGCAACGGCATGGAGTACGAGAATCCGCTGGTGGTCACGCTCGACAACAAGCAGGTTTACCAGACGGTGATCGGCGGCGAAGAAGACATGAAGGCCTACGATCAGGTGCAGAGCGGAGCGCTCGACCGCGTCAATGCACGCCTGAAGAATATCCGATTCACCGCGCCTGCGGGGCCGCACAAGATCGGCGTGGCATTCAAACGGAAGACGTTTGCCGAGTCCGACGACCGGTTGCAGATGTTCGTACCCGGCGGCGGGCAGGATCGGATGTACCGCGTGAACTCGTTCCAACTGCTTGGGCCGTACAACGCCAAAGGCGTTGGAGCGACTCCCAGCCGCGACCGCATCTTCATCTGCCATCCGGCGAATGACGCCAAGCCGGACGTCCAGGCGGCCTGCGCCAGACAGATCATTGCATCTCTCGCGAAGCGCGCATACCGGCGGCCGGTTACCGATGAAGATGTGACTGAGATTCTTCAGTATTACCAGGACGGCGTAAAGGGTGGCAACTTCGAGAACGGTATCCGGACCGCAATTACCGGCGTTCTTGCGAGTCCCTTCTTCCTGTATCGCGCGGAACGCATACCCGCAGCCGTGCGGGCGGGTGAGACTTATAAGGTTGACGATCTCGAACTCGCGTCGAAGCTATCGTTCTTCCTTTGGAATACGATTCCCGATGACGAACTGCTGGACCTTGCGGTGAAGAACAAACTCAGCGATCCGGCCACGCTCGACAAGCAGGTCAAACGGATGCTGGCCGATCCGCGTTCCGAGACGCTGGCCAGCAATTTTGTACAACAATGGCTCGAGATGAAGCGTCTGGACGAGATCGTTCCGGACCAGAATGTCTTTCCATATGCCTCCGGCCGGGCCGATCCGCGTCAGGATTTCAAGACCGAACTGACACTGTTTTCCGACAGCATCTTCAGGGAAGATCGCAGCGTCGTTGATTTGTTGAAGGCAAGCCACACCTTCGTGAACGAGCATCTTGCACTCCACTACGGGATTACCGACATCAAAGGCGATCGTTTTCAGCGCGTCGAATTGAAGGATTCCGTGCGCTGGGGCCTGCTCGGTAAAGGCGCCGTGCTGATGGCGGCTGCTTATCCGAATCGAACCTCGCCGGTCTTGCGCGGCAAGTTCATCCTTCAGTACATCGAAGGTGTGCCGCCTGCAAACCCGCCGCCCAACGTCCCCACGCTCGATGAAAAAGATATCGGCACCACGAAGGCGCTGACCGTCCGCGAGATGATGGCGAAGCACCGGTCGAGCGCGGCCTGTTCATCCTGTCATGCAATCATGGATCCGCTCGGCTTTGCGCTCGAAAACTTCGACGCGACCGGCATGTGGCGGGATCGCGATCGTTATGCGGGAACTGTGATTGATTCCGCGGGTCAGTTGCCCGACGGTACACCGCTAAAAGGGCCCGACGATCTGCGCAATGCGCTGTTGAAGCGGCCCGACCAGTTTGTGCAGACGTTTACCGAACGCTTGTTGATGTATGCAAGCGGGCGCACCGTCCAGTACTACGACATGCCGACCGTCCGGCGGATTGTCCGCGACGCGTCCAAAGATAACTACAAATTCTCGACGATCGTTCAGGCGATCGTCCGGAGCGACCAGTTCAGAATGCGCCGCGTGCCTCAGACCTCGGCAGTTGCGAGTAAGGTAGCGAGCAAATAA
- a CDS encoding MBL fold metallo-hydrolase produces MDQEKVSCHHSRREILKAAIGGAAGIVLGAPVLRGLAQDPGPLKLSDDLFVLRIPGQANVIAQTGADGVLLVDGGSTAGSDAIMKAVAALPGAGKIHTLFNTHWHPEQTGSNERLGKAGATIIAHENTRLWLTQNITWPWNGRQFKKFPKVAQPNKTFYTTGSLDSGVRYGYVPDAAHTDGDMYVYFPKQNVLAIGDVATGEGWPEIDYWTGGWIGGIVGGIERLQTLANADTKIVPARGPVLSLEDLKKQAEMYSTIYGRLSQLLNRGRGPGEAVAAKPTKEFDAQMGNPDEFVRRAFESLWAYLSPDA; encoded by the coding sequence ATGGATCAGGAGAAGGTCAGCTGTCATCATTCACGCCGGGAAATACTGAAAGCAGCGATCGGAGGTGCGGCCGGAATCGTTCTGGGCGCACCGGTCCTGCGCGGGCTTGCTCAAGACCCGGGACCGCTGAAATTAAGCGACGATTTGTTCGTTTTGCGGATCCCCGGACAAGCCAATGTCATCGCCCAGACGGGAGCCGATGGCGTTCTGCTTGTCGACGGCGGCTCCACGGCCGGTTCGGATGCGATCATGAAAGCCGTGGCCGCGCTGCCCGGCGCCGGCAAAATCCACACCTTATTTAATACGCACTGGCACCCTGAGCAGACCGGCTCGAATGAGCGGCTCGGCAAGGCCGGCGCCACGATCATTGCCCACGAGAACACGCGGCTCTGGCTGACGCAGAACATCACCTGGCCGTGGAACGGGCGGCAGTTCAAGAAGTTCCCGAAGGTGGCGCAGCCAAACAAGACTTTCTATACGACCGGCAGCCTCGATTCCGGCGTCCGCTATGGCTACGTTCCCGACGCGGCGCACACCGACGGCGACATGTACGTTTATTTCCCGAAGCAGAATGTGTTGGCAATAGGGGATGTGGCGACAGGCGAGGGCTGGCCGGAGATCGATTATTGGACCGGCGGATGGATCGGCGGCATCGTGGGCGGCATCGAACGCCTGCAAACCCTGGCTAATGCCGACACCAAAATCGTTCCTGCCCGCGGTCCCGTGCTGAGCCTCGAAGACCTCAAGAAGCAGGCCGAGATGTACAGCACGATATACGGCCGCCTCAGTCAGCTGTTGAATCGTGGGCGCGGCCCAGGCGAAGCCGTGGCGGCGAAGCCAACGAAGGAATTTGATGCTCAGATGGGGAACCCCGATGAATTCGTTCGCCGGGCGTTCGAGAGTCTGTGGGCTTATTTGTCACCCGATGCCTAA
- a CDS encoding peroxiredoxin, which produces MAIKVGDKVPSGSFGVMNTAGPGSISTDDLFNGKTVVLFSVPGAFTPTCSKTHLPGFVQNAPAIKTKGVDTIACLAVNDVFVMDAWGKGAGADGKVLMLADGNAAYTKALGLELDASGFGMGTRGQRFAMIVKNGVVDKLQVEPSAGQCTISGGESILSGL; this is translated from the coding sequence ATGGCAATTAAAGTTGGTGACAAGGTTCCATCCGGCAGTTTCGGAGTTATGAACACCGCAGGCCCGGGATCGATTTCGACGGACGATTTGTTCAATGGCAAAACCGTCGTTTTATTTTCGGTGCCGGGCGCATTCACGCCCACCTGTTCGAAGACACACCTGCCCGGGTTTGTACAGAATGCGCCGGCAATCAAAACCAAGGGTGTGGACACAATTGCGTGCCTGGCGGTGAATGACGTGTTCGTGATGGATGCCTGGGGGAAGGGCGCGGGCGCCGACGGCAAGGTTCTGATGCTGGCCGATGGTAACGCGGCATACACCAAGGCCCTGGGTCTCGAATTGGACGCTTCCGGCTTCGGCATGGGGACGCGCGGACAGCGCTTCGCGATGATCGTCAAAAACGGCGTCGTGGACAAGCTTCAGGTCGAGCCGTCAGCGGGCCAGTGCACCATCAGCGGAGGTGAAAGCATCCTTTCCGGCCTTTAA
- a CDS encoding VOC family protein codes for MFNIRSIDHLVLRVVDLERMLDFYVNVIGCSTEKIQEELGLYQLRAGNSLIDFIPVDGPLGKAGGAAPGPEGRNLDHFCLRIEPFDGDEILKYLRGKGIDPGKVESRYGADGDGPSVYVSDPEGNVVELKGPPF; via the coding sequence ATGTTCAACATCAGATCCATCGATCATCTCGTCCTTCGCGTCGTGGATCTGGAGAGGATGCTCGATTTCTACGTCAACGTGATCGGTTGTTCGACAGAAAAGATCCAGGAAGAACTCGGCCTGTATCAGCTTCGGGCAGGCAACTCTCTGATCGATTTCATTCCCGTCGACGGCCCGCTGGGTAAGGCCGGCGGAGCCGCACCCGGTCCCGAAGGACGAAACCTCGATCACTTTTGCCTCCGCATCGAACCATTTGATGGAGACGAGATTCTAAAGTACCTGCGCGGCAAAGGAATCGATCCAGGAAAGGTAGAGTCCCGCTATGGCGCCGACGGCGACGGCCCATCCGTTTACGTGAGCGATCCGGAAGGCAACGTCGTCGAGTTGAAGGGACCACCGTTTTAG
- a CDS encoding FMN-binding protein produces MKAFLILAALLLPIAAQQTTLDKTIEGQLKRVFPSATSFSAKQTSPVPHYVAYTGNPGSQTVAGYVFWTTELEPLERGYDGPIKILVGLDNTAHLTGVFVAEHHEPYGYFSVEPPEFARQFVGKDIRDPFKVGADVAAVSRASISINSSSRAIRNGARRVARALLTPPGTGK; encoded by the coding sequence GTGAAAGCGTTCCTTATATTGGCCGCTCTGCTGCTGCCGATTGCAGCCCAGCAAACGACTCTCGACAAGACGATCGAGGGCCAGCTCAAGCGGGTGTTCCCTTCCGCCACGTCGTTTTCGGCGAAGCAGACCAGTCCGGTTCCTCACTACGTCGCATACACCGGGAATCCCGGCTCACAAACCGTCGCGGGCTACGTTTTCTGGACCACCGAGTTGGAACCGCTCGAACGCGGATATGATGGCCCGATCAAGATCCTGGTGGGCCTGGACAATACAGCGCACCTGACCGGGGTTTTTGTCGCCGAACACCACGAGCCTTACGGCTATTTTTCCGTCGAACCTCCGGAGTTCGCCCGGCAATTTGTAGGCAAAGACATACGGGATCCGTTCAAAGTGGGCGCCGACGTCGCGGCCGTCTCGCGCGCTTCGATTTCCATCAACAGCTCGTCCCGCGCCATTCGAAACGGCGCGCGTCGCGTTGCTCGAGCACTCTTGACACCCCCGGGGACAGGCAAGTGA
- a CDS encoding 4Fe-4S binding protein, producing MKSAAARFLLIAALLMAMTPRLIAAQQWNFSDDDAAPTWMDDLKAQAVDLTLFTAFAALALTSFFRKSEKLKWITMGIAVIYLGFFRSQLITVVNIFGLTVWNLPDFRHNLTWYLFASFTLVTTVLWGRVYCGRVCAFGAMTQLMDKVVPQKLRIELPRALEQRANYIKYGLLGSTVLYFLITRDISIYRYVEPFWMFSLQARVGMWVGLAVLLTATVFVRNLYCRFLCPVGAFLGLVSNLTVFRIKRWGECNSCKICEKTCEWGAIRGPKIVASECVRCDDCERLYMDEAKCPHWLILKRKAAKVASQH from the coding sequence GTGAAGTCTGCCGCGGCGCGGTTCCTCTTGATTGCTGCTTTGCTGATGGCAATGACTCCTCGTCTTATCGCGGCGCAGCAATGGAATTTCTCCGATGACGATGCCGCGCCGACCTGGATGGACGACCTCAAAGCTCAGGCCGTGGATCTGACGCTGTTCACGGCATTCGCGGCGCTGGCGCTGACCAGCTTTTTCAGGAAGAGCGAAAAGCTGAAGTGGATCACGATGGGCATCGCCGTGATCTACCTGGGTTTCTTTCGAAGCCAACTGATCACCGTCGTCAACATCTTCGGACTTACGGTGTGGAACCTGCCGGACTTCAGACACAACCTGACCTGGTACCTGTTCGCTAGCTTCACCCTTGTGACGACGGTCCTGTGGGGACGGGTGTACTGCGGGCGGGTCTGCGCATTCGGCGCCATGACGCAGCTCATGGATAAGGTCGTTCCGCAAAAACTGCGCATCGAATTACCGAGGGCGCTCGAGCAGCGCGCGAATTACATCAAGTACGGCCTGCTCGGAAGCACGGTGCTGTATTTCCTGATCACGCGGGATATCTCGATCTACAGATACGTCGAACCGTTCTGGATGTTCTCGCTCCAGGCTCGCGTGGGAATGTGGGTAGGGCTGGCTGTACTCTTGACCGCAACCGTATTCGTGAGGAATCTGTACTGCCGGTTTCTCTGCCCGGTCGGAGCATTTCTCGGGCTCGTTTCCAACCTGACGGTTTTCCGCATCAAGCGCTGGGGGGAATGCAACTCCTGCAAGATCTGCGAAAAGACCTGCGAATGGGGCGCGATCCGCGGCCCGAAGATTGTCGCCAGCGAATGCGTCCGCTGTGACGATTGCGAACGGCTGTATATGGATGAGGCGAAGTGCCCGCACTGGCTGATATTGAAGAGGAAGGCCGCGAAAGTGGCTTCGCAGCATTAA
- a CDS encoding FAD:protein FMN transferase, whose product MNLVAPHLRHPRNLRLAFLFLLAACTKTPSPPKPAAHLVERTFASMGTELHLQAWTADEAGANAAFEAVFNEMNRLEGLLSNWLKTSDVEQLNAAAGLHPVRVAPELREVLRSAHQLSELTEGKFDITWGALSDLWKFDYQNKDDTIPAPAEIARKRKLIDYRKVVVDDAAGTAFIEGKGMTVNLGGIGKGYAVDRASDILKRRGFHDFIVQFGGDMYAAGLEDNHMWRLGIQDPRGPQNQIFAQIDLSDSTFSTSGDYARSFVRNGRRYHHIIDPATGEPAMGCRSVTIVANSATMADGLSKGVFILGPEAGMALVQRTPGVDAVIVSSKNEVLVSPGIKGRLTMLAKPTDAP is encoded by the coding sequence ATGAACCTGGTGGCGCCCCATCTGCGTCATCCGCGTAATCTGCGGCTGGCTTTCCTGTTTCTTCTTGCCGCCTGCACGAAGACACCATCACCTCCAAAACCCGCCGCGCACCTCGTCGAGCGAACCTTCGCCTCGATGGGAACAGAGCTTCACCTTCAGGCCTGGACCGCGGATGAAGCCGGCGCCAATGCCGCCTTCGAAGCCGTGTTCAACGAAATGAACCGGCTCGAAGGACTGCTGAGCAACTGGCTGAAAACCAGCGACGTCGAACAATTGAACGCGGCCGCCGGGTTGCACCCCGTCCGCGTGGCGCCCGAGCTCCGCGAGGTGCTGCGGTCGGCGCATCAACTCAGCGAGTTGACAGAGGGAAAATTCGATATCACGTGGGGCGCCTTGTCGGACCTCTGGAAATTCGATTACCAGAACAAGGACGATACGATTCCGGCTCCTGCAGAAATCGCGCGCAAGCGAAAACTCATCGACTACCGGAAGGTCGTGGTTGACGATGCCGCCGGAACGGCGTTCATCGAGGGGAAGGGAATGACCGTGAACCTCGGCGGAATCGGAAAAGGGTATGCCGTCGATCGCGCCAGCGACATTCTCAAACGCCGGGGATTCCACGACTTCATCGTGCAGTTCGGCGGCGACATGTATGCTGCGGGTCTTGAAGACAACCACATGTGGCGGCTCGGCATCCAGGACCCGCGCGGCCCGCAGAATCAGATCTTCGCGCAGATCGACTTGTCCGACAGCACGTTCAGCACGTCCGGCGATTATGCGCGGTCATTTGTCCGGAACGGCCGGCGGTATCATCACATCATCGATCCGGCGACAGGTGAGCCCGCGATGGGCTGCCGCAGCGTGACGATTGTTGCCAACAGCGCGACAATGGCCGACGGGTTATCGAAGGGTGTTTTCATTCTCGGCCCCGAGGCCGGCATGGCGCTGGTCCAACGGACGCCCGGCGTGGATGCCGTGATCGTCAGTTCGAAAAACGAAGTGCTGGTATCCCCGGGCATCAAAGGGCGCCTGACAATGCTCGCCAAGCCGACCGACGCGCCATAA